The following are encoded together in the Coturnix japonica isolate 7356 chromosome 8, Coturnix japonica 2.1, whole genome shotgun sequence genome:
- the DIPK1A gene encoding divergent protein kinase domain 1A isoform X2 translates to MARRLFAGAWLRRPPHAQVRFSYMRMKYLFISWLVVFIGSWVMYVQYSTYTELCRGHDCRKIICDKYKTGVIDGSACSSLCAKETLYFGKCLSTKPNNQMYLGIWGNLQGVIKCQMEEAAHLDFGTDPEPRKEVILFDKPTRGTTVEKFKEMVYGFFKAKLGEQGNLSELVNVILSFADGNRDGRVSLPEAKSAWALLQLDEFMLMVMLQGKEHTPKLMGFCGDLYVTERVEYTSLYGISLPWVIELLIPSGFRRSMDQWFTPSWPRKAKIAIGLLEFVEDIFHGPYGNFLMCDTSAKNLGYNDKYDLKMMDMRKIVPEMNLKEMIKDRPCESDMDCVYGTDCRTLCDQSKMRCTTEVIQPNLAKVCQLLKDYLLRGAPADIHEELEKQLYLCIALKVSANQMEMEHSLILNNLKTLLWKKISHTTDS, encoded by the exons ATGGCCAGGCGGCTCTTCGCGGGAGCCTGGCTCAGGAGACCCCCCCACGCTCAG GTACGTTTCTCATATATGCGAATGAAGTATCTCTTCATCTCCTGGTTAGTGGTGTTCATTGGCAGCTGGGTTATGTATGTCCAGTACTCCACCTACACAGAACTATGCCGAGGACATGATTGTAGGAAAATAATA tgtgaTAAATATAAGACAGGAGTTATTGATGGATCAGCGTGCAGTAGTCTATGTGCAAAGGAGACGTTgtattttggaaaatgtttgtCAACAAAGCCCAATAACCAG ATGTATTTAGGAATTTGGGGAAATCTGCAAGGGGTTATAAAATGCCAGATGGAAGAAGCTGCTCACCTTGATTTTGGTACTGATCCAGAGCCAAGGAAAGAAGTAATCCTGTTTGATAAACCAACAAGAGGAACCACTGTTGAGAAATTCAAGGAAATGGTGTATGGCTTTTTTAAG gCAAAGCTGGGTGAACAAGGAAATCTTTCAGAACTGGTTAACGTCATTCTGTCTTTTGCTGATGGAAACAGAGATGGCAGAGTTTCTTTGCCTGAGGCAAAGTCTGCATGGGCACTTCTGCAGCTGGATGAGTTCATGTTAATGGTGATGTTGCAGGGTAAGGAGCATACTCCCAAGCTGATGGGTTTTTGTGGTGATCTCTATGTGACCGAAAGAGTTGAATATACCTCTCTTTATGGAATCAGCCTTCCGTGGGTCATAGAACTTCTGATTCCTTCTGGATTCAGGAGGAGCATGGACCAATGGTTTACCCCGTCATGGCCAAGGAAGGCAAAAATAGCAATTGGACTTTTAGAATTTGTGGAAGATATTTTTCACGGACCTTATGGTAACTTTCTCATGTGTGATACAAGTGCCAAAAACTTGGGATATAACGATAAATATGATTTGAAAATGATGGACATGAGAAAAATTGTGCCGGAAAtgaatttaaaggaaatgatTAAAGATCGTCCGTGTGAATCAGACATGGACTGCGTTTATGGAACAGACTGTAGAACTCTATGTGACCAAAGTAAAATGAGGTGCACCACAGAGGTTATTCAGCCTAACTTGGCTAAAGTGTGTCAGCTGCTTAAAGACTACCTGCTTCGTGGTGCTCCTGCAGATATCCACGAAGAACTagaaaaacaactgtatttGTGTATTGCCCTTAAAGTCTCAGCAAACCAGATGGAAATGGAACATTCTTTAATACTCAATAACTTAAAAACATTACTGTGGAAGAAAATTTCCCACACGACTGATTCTTAG
- the DIPK1A gene encoding divergent protein kinase domain 1A isoform X1, whose protein sequence is MSAERCQPLGAVGRPKALSPQPWAQLPPRLTQVRFSYMRMKYLFISWLVVFIGSWVMYVQYSTYTELCRGHDCRKIICDKYKTGVIDGSACSSLCAKETLYFGKCLSTKPNNQMYLGIWGNLQGVIKCQMEEAAHLDFGTDPEPRKEVILFDKPTRGTTVEKFKEMVYGFFKAKLGEQGNLSELVNVILSFADGNRDGRVSLPEAKSAWALLQLDEFMLMVMLQGKEHTPKLMGFCGDLYVTERVEYTSLYGISLPWVIELLIPSGFRRSMDQWFTPSWPRKAKIAIGLLEFVEDIFHGPYGNFLMCDTSAKNLGYNDKYDLKMMDMRKIVPEMNLKEMIKDRPCESDMDCVYGTDCRTLCDQSKMRCTTEVIQPNLAKVCQLLKDYLLRGAPADIHEELEKQLYLCIALKVSANQMEMEHSLILNNLKTLLWKKISHTTDS, encoded by the exons ATGAGCGCTGAGCGCTGCCAACCGCTGGGAGCCGTCGGGCGGCCCAAAGccctcagccctcagccctgGGCTCAGCTCCCGCCTCGACTTACGCAG GTACGTTTCTCATATATGCGAATGAAGTATCTCTTCATCTCCTGGTTAGTGGTGTTCATTGGCAGCTGGGTTATGTATGTCCAGTACTCCACCTACACAGAACTATGCCGAGGACATGATTGTAGGAAAATAATA tgtgaTAAATATAAGACAGGAGTTATTGATGGATCAGCGTGCAGTAGTCTATGTGCAAAGGAGACGTTgtattttggaaaatgtttgtCAACAAAGCCCAATAACCAG ATGTATTTAGGAATTTGGGGAAATCTGCAAGGGGTTATAAAATGCCAGATGGAAGAAGCTGCTCACCTTGATTTTGGTACTGATCCAGAGCCAAGGAAAGAAGTAATCCTGTTTGATAAACCAACAAGAGGAACCACTGTTGAGAAATTCAAGGAAATGGTGTATGGCTTTTTTAAG gCAAAGCTGGGTGAACAAGGAAATCTTTCAGAACTGGTTAACGTCATTCTGTCTTTTGCTGATGGAAACAGAGATGGCAGAGTTTCTTTGCCTGAGGCAAAGTCTGCATGGGCACTTCTGCAGCTGGATGAGTTCATGTTAATGGTGATGTTGCAGGGTAAGGAGCATACTCCCAAGCTGATGGGTTTTTGTGGTGATCTCTATGTGACCGAAAGAGTTGAATATACCTCTCTTTATGGAATCAGCCTTCCGTGGGTCATAGAACTTCTGATTCCTTCTGGATTCAGGAGGAGCATGGACCAATGGTTTACCCCGTCATGGCCAAGGAAGGCAAAAATAGCAATTGGACTTTTAGAATTTGTGGAAGATATTTTTCACGGACCTTATGGTAACTTTCTCATGTGTGATACAAGTGCCAAAAACTTGGGATATAACGATAAATATGATTTGAAAATGATGGACATGAGAAAAATTGTGCCGGAAAtgaatttaaaggaaatgatTAAAGATCGTCCGTGTGAATCAGACATGGACTGCGTTTATGGAACAGACTGTAGAACTCTATGTGACCAAAGTAAAATGAGGTGCACCACAGAGGTTATTCAGCCTAACTTGGCTAAAGTGTGTCAGCTGCTTAAAGACTACCTGCTTCGTGGTGCTCCTGCAGATATCCACGAAGAACTagaaaaacaactgtatttGTGTATTGCCCTTAAAGTCTCAGCAAACCAGATGGAAATGGAACATTCTTTAATACTCAATAACTTAAAAACATTACTGTGGAAGAAAATTTCCCACACGACTGATTCTTAG
- the DIPK1A gene encoding divergent protein kinase domain 1A isoform X3, with protein MRMKYLFISWLVVFIGSWVMYVQYSTYTELCRGHDCRKIICDKYKTGVIDGSACSSLCAKETLYFGKCLSTKPNNQMYLGIWGNLQGVIKCQMEEAAHLDFGTDPEPRKEVILFDKPTRGTTVEKFKEMVYGFFKAKLGEQGNLSELVNVILSFADGNRDGRVSLPEAKSAWALLQLDEFMLMVMLQGKEHTPKLMGFCGDLYVTERVEYTSLYGISLPWVIELLIPSGFRRSMDQWFTPSWPRKAKIAIGLLEFVEDIFHGPYGNFLMCDTSAKNLGYNDKYDLKMMDMRKIVPEMNLKEMIKDRPCESDMDCVYGTDCRTLCDQSKMRCTTEVIQPNLAKVCQLLKDYLLRGAPADIHEELEKQLYLCIALKVSANQMEMEHSLILNNLKTLLWKKISHTTDS; from the exons ATGCGAATGAAGTATCTCTTCATCTCCTGGTTAGTGGTGTTCATTGGCAGCTGGGTTATGTATGTCCAGTACTCCACCTACACAGAACTATGCCGAGGACATGATTGTAGGAAAATAATA tgtgaTAAATATAAGACAGGAGTTATTGATGGATCAGCGTGCAGTAGTCTATGTGCAAAGGAGACGTTgtattttggaaaatgtttgtCAACAAAGCCCAATAACCAG ATGTATTTAGGAATTTGGGGAAATCTGCAAGGGGTTATAAAATGCCAGATGGAAGAAGCTGCTCACCTTGATTTTGGTACTGATCCAGAGCCAAGGAAAGAAGTAATCCTGTTTGATAAACCAACAAGAGGAACCACTGTTGAGAAATTCAAGGAAATGGTGTATGGCTTTTTTAAG gCAAAGCTGGGTGAACAAGGAAATCTTTCAGAACTGGTTAACGTCATTCTGTCTTTTGCTGATGGAAACAGAGATGGCAGAGTTTCTTTGCCTGAGGCAAAGTCTGCATGGGCACTTCTGCAGCTGGATGAGTTCATGTTAATGGTGATGTTGCAGGGTAAGGAGCATACTCCCAAGCTGATGGGTTTTTGTGGTGATCTCTATGTGACCGAAAGAGTTGAATATACCTCTCTTTATGGAATCAGCCTTCCGTGGGTCATAGAACTTCTGATTCCTTCTGGATTCAGGAGGAGCATGGACCAATGGTTTACCCCGTCATGGCCAAGGAAGGCAAAAATAGCAATTGGACTTTTAGAATTTGTGGAAGATATTTTTCACGGACCTTATGGTAACTTTCTCATGTGTGATACAAGTGCCAAAAACTTGGGATATAACGATAAATATGATTTGAAAATGATGGACATGAGAAAAATTGTGCCGGAAAtgaatttaaaggaaatgatTAAAGATCGTCCGTGTGAATCAGACATGGACTGCGTTTATGGAACAGACTGTAGAACTCTATGTGACCAAAGTAAAATGAGGTGCACCACAGAGGTTATTCAGCCTAACTTGGCTAAAGTGTGTCAGCTGCTTAAAGACTACCTGCTTCGTGGTGCTCCTGCAGATATCCACGAAGAACTagaaaaacaactgtatttGTGTATTGCCCTTAAAGTCTCAGCAAACCAGATGGAAATGGAACATTCTTTAATACTCAATAACTTAAAAACATTACTGTGGAAGAAAATTTCCCACACGACTGATTCTTAG